TTCAGACTCATTGAATGGCCCTCTAGATCCGCCTGGGTCTGAATGTATCCCCACACAAGAAAATCCTCAGGAATATTTATCGGCTCCTGGGCGTCAATAATGGTATGAGGCATGACAATGGTTCCGGCTCCCACAGAAATCTTCCTGTCACTTTCGCCATAGAGAAAGGAATTGAACCCCACAAAGACCTTTTTCCCGAGCATCGTGTGGATGAGCTTGCCTCCATGGGCGACGACGTCCAGTCCTTCAAGCTGGGAATCTACAATAAAACAATTTTCCTGAGCATTCGACCCCTTGCCGAGTTGTGCATTCTCAAGATACGCCCGTTGCGCGACCAATGAGTTTTCACCCAGGCAGGTATCTCCCTTGACCACGGCATATCGGCTCAAAAACGCACCATCGGGTATCGCCACAGGACTTTCGAATGCCAGGGAGTCATACATGGGCAGGAAATCGCTCCGGCGTCCTTTGACAAAGTCCGAAAACACCCCGGACAACTGTCCCGCCTCATCGAAAGTCACATACCGATCAATGACCTCTGGATCGTGCGCGTAGTCGAACTCGAACTTTCCCGACTGCCGTATCCAGACACGTCCAGACCGAATGGATGCACGAGACAGGTCACCGGCTTGAACATAGGCGAAATCCCCAAGCGCACAGTTGTGCAACACAGACAGATCCGCCGTCGCAAAGGCTCCGAGATACGCACCCTCGGTGGTTGTTCCATGGATGTTGGAATAATGCATGGCCAC
The genomic region above belongs to uncultured Pseudodesulfovibrio sp. and contains:
- a CDS encoding transferase — protein: MKKIKRLVDHIISRVNVNLKPIGRDVEKSVRQSIRTDKLTKYYAYYALSIGHPWYFRFQESNLGGTYFLGKCEVDRSVVLMSDIRGDELKPKGAVVSFGGLETELYQDEIIQVVSSFLIKTLVHNHSRNSEIPEYFRILNTVAMHYSNIHGTTTEGAYLGAFATADLSVLHNCALGDFAYVQAGDLSRASIRSGRVWIRQSGKFEFDYAHDPEVIDRYVTFDEAGQLSGVFSDFVKGRRSDFLPMYDSLAFESPVAIPDGAFLSRYAVVKGDTCLGENSLVAQRAYLENAQLGKGSNAQENCFIVDSQLEGLDVVAHGGKLIHTMLGKKVFVGFNSFLYGESDRKISVGAGTIVMPHTIIDAQEPINIPEDFLVWGYIQTQADLEGHSMSLNDFAKQRTVRRGNLVFEGDGAAFIEGFRTRIDHILLENGACYDGKKQTRGHAQRTQSVSYNLFQPYLAGEEEAMFPAIVVGNR